Within the Solwaraspora sp. WMMA2056 genome, the region AAGTTCCGGCACGTCGACGCCGAACCGCCGCTGCGCCTCGGCCAGCAGCTCCTCCAGCTTCTCCGCCAGCAGCGACACCTGGACCTTCTCCAGGGCCACGCTGACCACGCGGCCGCCGCCCCGGGCCTGCAGGAAGAACATCCGCTCCCCCGGCGGCCCCACGGTCCCCGCGACGAACCGCTCCGGCGGCTCGAAGGCATGCACCTGGTGGGTCATGCCGTCGACCCTATCGGGCTCCCGGGTCGATCCGGTAACGCACCGACCCGATTGCCCGACCGGCACCCCACCGACGGTTCACCGCGACGGCTCACCATCTCCGGCGCCACCCCCGACGGGAGCGTCCGACTCCGACGGACGACCCCGACGCCGGCCCCGGCCCCGTTTGGCCACGACCGGGCCGGTCAGGTCGGCCCCGGTGTCGTTGAGCCGCAGCAGGAACGGTCGGGTCGCGGTGTAGCGGATGACCGTCAGCGACGCCGGATCCGCCACGATCCGCTGGAACAGGTCGAGGTGCAGACCCAGCGCGTCGGCGACGATGGCCTTGATCACGTCGCCGTGGGTGCACGCCAGCCAGAACGCGTCCGGCCCCTGCTCGGCATCGACGACGGCGTTCCAGTGGCGGACCGCCGCCACCGCCCGGGCGGCGACCGCCGCCATCGCCTCGCCACCGGGGAACACCGCAGCGCTCGGGTGCTCCTGAACCACCCGCCACAGCGGCTGCTTGGCCAGGGCACGCAACGGCTGCCCCTCCCATTCGCCGTACCCGCACTCGATCAGACTCTCGTCGAGGGCCGGCGTCACCGCGGGCAGTGCCAATGCCAGCGTCTGCCGGCAGCGCACCAGTGGGCTGCTGACCACCTGTGCCCACGCCACCTGGGCGAGTCGGGCACCGACCGCCTGGGCCTGGGCCCGGCCGGTGTCGTCGAGCTCGACCGGCCGGCGTCCGGCCAGACCGCCCTCGGCGTTGGCCGTCG harbors:
- a CDS encoding MSMEG_4193 family putative phosphomutase; protein product: MATVVLLRHGRTTANAEGGLAGRRPVELDDTGRAQAQAVGARLAQVAWAQVVSSPLVRCRQTLALALPAVTPALDESLIECGYGEWEGQPLRALAKQPLWRVVQEHPSAAVFPGGEAMAAVAARAVAAVRHWNAVVDAEQGPDAFWLACTHGDVIKAIVADALGLHLDLFQRIVADPASLTVIRYTATRPFLLRLNDTGADLTGPVVAKRGRGRRRGRPSESDAPVGGGAGDGEPSR